The Methanobacterium sp. nucleotide sequence TTTCTTATAAAAAGATATGGAATTCCAGTTAATGGGCTTTGTAATTAAATTTATCTTTTTACAGCCTTTTGAAGCTGCTTTCCCAACAAAAGCATCTACAAGTTTTCTCCCTATATTCTTTCCCCTCATCTTTGGATCAACACATAGAAGGTGAATATATGATTCTTCAGGATTTTCCTGAGATATAAATCCTAAAAGAAAACCTCCAATGCTTTCTAAGGATAATTCCGCAACAAAACATGTACTTTTAAAATATCTGGTGAAAATATGGTAAATTGAATTTCTTTCAGTTTCCATTGGTTCACATTTTTCTGCAAGCTCTGCTATTTTAATAAAATCTTCTTCCACCGTGTTTCTTATGATTGTCTTCAAAATAATTACACCTCCATAAAAATGATAACATTAAATTTAAATACAGGAAATATTAACTTATAATATGCTCTATGTTTTGAATTAAAATTAAATACAGGGGCTGGTAGCTCAGGTGGTAGAGTGTCGCCTTGGCATGGCGGAGGCCCCGGGTTCAAATCCCGGCCAGTCCACTTCTAAAAATTAAAAATTCAGCTAATTATGCCTTGCTTAACTTTAATTTAATTCAAAGATTTTATTTTTCAAACCATATCCACTGATTTCATTTCGTCCATGAATCTCTGGATGTTATTTATAATATCTTCAAGCCCTTCACCAGTTTTTAAGCTGCTTTTTATCACCACAACACCAGGATTAAGTTTTAAAACATCGTCCACCATCTTATTTTCATCTGCACCAACTGCTTTGGCGATGTCCACTTTGTTAATGACCACGATGTCTGCATCCTTGAAGATTAAGGGGTGCTTTAAAACTGTGTCGTCTCCTTCGCTTACGCTTATAACAACCATTCTTATGTGGGATCCAAGGTCAAAGTCAACTGGACAGATGAGGTTTCCAACGTTTTCTATGAATAAAACTTCTATATCATCCATTGGAAGATCATGAAGGGCATGTTCAACTAAATGGGCGTCTAAATGAC carries:
- a CDS encoding GNAT family N-acetyltransferase, whose protein sequence is MKTIIRNTVEEDFIKIAELAEKCEPMETERNSIYHIFTRYFKSTCFVAELSLESIGGFLLGFISQENPEESYIHLLCVDPKMRGKNIGRKLVDAFVGKAASKGCKKINLITKPINWNSISFYKKLGFQEETHGDTMNILGTTAIRNYNGDGEHMVVFYKFIEDYQN
- the hypB gene encoding hydrogenase nickel incorporation protein HypB, yielding MHKIAEVEIQHDIMLANKKLARRNQRIFDRTGVFAVDVLGAIGSGKTSLIENLIDKMNYRIGVIAGDVISRFDAGRFENHDVPVVGLNTGKECHLDAHLVEHALHDLPMDDIEVLFIENVGNLICPVDFDLGSHIRMVVISVSEGDDTVLKHPLIFKDADIVVINKVDIAKAVGADENKMVDDVLKLNPGVVVIKSSLKTGEGLEDIINNIQRFMDEMKSVDMV